One Gemmatimonadota bacterium DNA window includes the following coding sequences:
- a CDS encoding DNA polymerase III subunit alpha: protein MKSSDFVHLHSHTMYSLLDGASRIEDIAQVAAEWGMPAVAMTDHGNLFGAIDFYRAMKDVDVNPIIGCEVYCAMGSRFDRKSMPGLQGNSNHLVLLVKNYTGYKNLIKLVSAGYLEGFYYNPRIDKDLLRQHSEGLICLSACIGGEIPYLIEREGYKAAQKAVETYLDIFGDDYYLEIQRHGIDKEKKINPGLVKLHEEMGVPLVATNDSHFTRAEEHEAHAALVAIQTGKTLDDPKRMCYPEGVYFKSAEEMYELFKDMPHVLEPTLEIAEKCNLEISFDESHAPDFPLPERYDSASDYLKDLARKGMETRCKQVTAEHEERLKFELGVIDQTGYPGYFLILHDLVQFSNASDIRAGARGSAVSSLVAYALGITAVDPIEYGLVFERFLNPERISPPDIDLDIADRDREQIIDYVVEKYGRDNVCQVITFGTMGAKGVIRDVGRVLDQPFAEVDRISKLVPGELKVTLDKALDQVPELRQIAEDGGTGQKMIGIGKQLEGLARHASIHAAAVVITPEPVTEFMPVYKAPKGGEVMTQYNMHHVEDLGFLKMDFLGLRNLTVIDDAVKMVKENYGVDVDVDNLPLDDEETYRLFGRGDTTGVFQFESAGMRGYLQQLKPDTIGDIIAMNALYRPGPMQYIPNYVDRKHGREEVTYDDEKMRPALEETYGIITYQEQVQRLCRDLAGFTLAKADGIRKAMGKKLADVMEKYRLEFLEGAMTNDVEKTVAQQIWRDIEVFSGYGFNKAHSAGYSMVAYQCAYLKAHYPAEFMAANLNSEIGNIERLVVLIEECRRMDLDVLPPDVNEGQGDFVATKNEIRMGMAAIRNVGRSAVQAIVAMREADGPFESLFDFCDRVDSQAVNRRCIESLIKAGAYDCVPGHRAQLLEALDRALEMAQSVQMDRARGQISMFEMVEMQTQVVNDQSLPDVEEWTERERLAFEKDMLGFYLSGHPLERYRTDLAEMGMRSVDDLGGLPDGAEVQIGGVLTEVKPHTTRDGRPMAFGVLEDLNGTVDLVVFSDNFEKLREQLLVDEMVVLQGRFSARNGRSSVQVENVMPIEQAREQLADTVNVLLPGDLIQMEPLKSLHTLCLRHPGNCQLRLHLELERDHSTVVLSRQVQVLPSDILLREIVELTDGRANAWVSTEAGRARRAARRQPDDQVFERGLVTA, encoded by the coding sequence ATGAAATCCTCTGACTTTGTCCATTTGCACAGCCACACCATGTACAGCCTGCTCGATGGTGCGTCGAGAATAGAAGATATTGCCCAGGTAGCTGCCGAATGGGGCATGCCTGCGGTTGCGATGACCGATCACGGCAATCTTTTTGGTGCCATTGATTTTTATCGCGCGATGAAAGATGTGGATGTCAATCCGATTATCGGGTGCGAAGTGTATTGCGCGATGGGGAGCAGGTTTGACAGAAAATCTATGCCGGGTCTTCAGGGCAATTCAAACCATCTGGTTTTGCTGGTCAAAAATTACACGGGCTATAAAAATTTGATCAAGCTGGTGTCTGCCGGGTATCTCGAGGGCTTTTATTACAATCCGCGCATAGATAAAGACTTGTTGCGCCAGCATTCGGAAGGGCTGATTTGCCTGTCTGCGTGCATCGGAGGTGAGATACCCTATTTGATCGAACGCGAGGGATACAAGGCGGCGCAAAAGGCCGTGGAGACGTATCTCGATATTTTCGGCGATGATTATTATCTGGAGATTCAGCGACACGGCATTGACAAAGAAAAAAAGATCAATCCCGGATTGGTCAAGCTGCACGAGGAGATGGGCGTGCCCCTGGTGGCGACCAATGATTCGCATTTTACGCGCGCTGAGGAACACGAAGCGCATGCGGCTCTGGTCGCTATTCAGACGGGTAAGACATTGGACGATCCCAAGCGCATGTGTTATCCCGAAGGCGTGTATTTTAAGTCGGCAGAGGAGATGTACGAGCTGTTTAAGGATATGCCACACGTTCTGGAACCCACGCTCGAGATTGCCGAAAAATGCAATCTGGAGATTTCATTTGATGAGTCTCACGCGCCTGATTTCCCTTTGCCAGAGAGGTATGATTCGGCCAGTGATTATCTGAAAGATCTGGCGCGCAAGGGCATGGAAACGCGTTGTAAGCAGGTGACCGCTGAGCATGAGGAGCGCCTGAAGTTTGAGTTGGGTGTGATTGATCAGACGGGATATCCGGGTTATTTTTTAATTTTGCACGATCTGGTGCAATTTTCCAATGCCTCAGATATCCGCGCAGGCGCGCGTGGGTCTGCGGTGAGCAGTCTGGTGGCTTATGCTCTGGGTATTACGGCTGTGGATCCCATCGAATACGGGCTGGTGTTTGAGCGATTTTTGAATCCCGAGCGGATTTCGCCGCCCGATATCGATCTCGATATCGCTGACCGCGACCGCGAGCAGATCATCGATTACGTGGTGGAAAAATATGGGCGCGACAATGTGTGTCAGGTGATTACGTTTGGCACCATGGGTGCAAAGGGCGTGATTCGCGATGTGGGGCGGGTGTTGGACCAGCCATTTGCCGAAGTCGATAGAATTTCAAAACTGGTGCCCGGAGAATTGAAGGTGACGCTCGATAAAGCACTCGATCAGGTGCCCGAGTTGCGTCAGATTGCGGAAGATGGGGGCACGGGGCAAAAGATGATCGGTATTGGAAAGCAACTCGAAGGTCTGGCGCGCCATGCGTCGATTCACGCGGCTGCGGTGGTGATTACGCCCGAGCCTGTGACCGAGTTTATGCCCGTTTACAAAGCGCCCAAAGGCGGCGAGGTGATGACGCAGTACAATATGCACCACGTGGAAGACCTGGGCTTTTTGAAGATGGATTTTTTGGGGCTTCGCAATCTGACGGTGATTGACGATGCCGTGAAGATGGTGAAGGAAAATTACGGCGTGGATGTGGATGTGGATAACTTGCCTCTGGACGATGAGGAGACCTATCGCCTGTTTGGCCGGGGGGATACGACCGGGGTGTTCCAGTTTGAAAGCGCGGGGATGAGGGGCTATTTGCAACAACTGAAGCCGGATACGATTGGCGATATTATTGCGATGAACGCGCTTTATCGCCCGGGACCAATGCAATACATTCCCAATTACGTTGACCGCAAGCACGGGCGGGAAGAAGTGACGTATGACGATGAGAAGATGCGCCCGGCTCTGGAAGAGACGTACGGCATTATTACCTACCAGGAACAGGTGCAGCGCCTGTGCCGCGACCTGGCCGGATTTACACTTGCCAAAGCCGATGGCATCCGCAAAGCCATGGGGAAGAAGTTGGCCGATGTAATGGAAAAGTATCGGCTCGAATTTTTAGAAGGTGCCATGACCAATGACGTTGAGAAAACGGTTGCACAACAAATATGGCGAGATATTGAGGTTTTCTCGGGCTATGGGTTCAATAAGGCGCATAGTGCGGGCTATTCGATGGTGGCTTACCAGTGCGCGTATCTCAAGGCGCATTATCCGGCTGAATTTATGGCGGCGAACCTCAACAGTGAAATTGGCAATATCGAGCGTCTGGTCGTTTTGATTGAAGAATGCCGGCGAATGGATCTGGATGTATTGCCTCCAGATGTAAATGAAGGGCAGGGCGATTTTGTGGCGACCAAAAATGAGATTCGAATGGGTATGGCTGCCATTCGCAATGTGGGGCGCAGCGCAGTTCAAGCGATTGTTGCAATGCGTGAAGCAGACGGCCCTTTTGAGTCGCTATTTGATTTTTGCGACCGCGTGGATTCTCAGGCTGTGAACCGGCGGTGTATCGAAAGTCTGATTAAAGCCGGTGCTTATGATTGCGTGCCGGGGCATCGCGCGCAGTTGCTCGAAGCCTTAGACCGCGCACTGGAGATGGCGCAATCTGTACAGATGGATCGCGCGCGCGGGCAAATTTCCATGTTTGAAATGGTCGAAATGCAAACGCAGGTGGTGAACGACCAATCGTTGCCCGATGTTGAGGAATGGACTGAGCGCGAACGCCTCGCTTTTGAAAAAGATATGCTGGGCTTTTATCTTTCGGGGCATCCGCTGGAACGCTACAGAACCGATTTGGCGGAAATGGGTATGAGATCGGTAGATGATCTGGGGGGATTGCCCGATGGTGCTGAGGTCCAGATTGGAGGCGTGTTGACCGAGGTAAAACCGCATACGACACGCGATGGTCGGCCCATGGCTTTTGGTGTGCTGGAAGATTTGAACGGCACGGTTGATCTCGTGGTGTTTTCCGATAATTTTGAAAAATTGCGCGAGCAATTGCTGGTCGATGAAATGGTGGTTTTACAAGGTCGGTTTTCCGCACGCAATGGGCGGTCTTCGGTGCAGGTTGAAAATGTGATGCCTATCGAGCAAGCGCGCGAGCAACTGGCCGATACCGTCAATGTGTTGTTGCCGGGCGATTTAATTCAGATGGAGCCGCTTAAGTCTTTGCATACCCTGTGTCTGAGACATCCGGGTAACTGCCAGTTGCGATTGCATCTGGAATTGGAGCGCGACCATTCCACCGTTGTCCTGTCCCGGCAGGTTCAGGTGTTGCCTTCCGATATCCTGTTGCGAGAAATTGTCGAACTCACGGATGGCAGAGCCAATGCGTGGGTATCAACCGAGGCGGGGCGCGCCCGACGTGCGGCGAGACGCCAGCCCGATGATCAGGTCTTTGAGAGGGGGCTTGTAACGGCGTGA